A window from Dysidea avara chromosome 2, odDysAvar1.4, whole genome shotgun sequence encodes these proteins:
- the LOC136245522 gene encoding uncharacterized protein — MAETGGGALYSYDHCSITIRQYSEVMFDTNSTMHYGGAMCCDRHSDVTLEGNIPVTFTNNTAEHGGAVCVSQSVIKFANNSLVMLNDNRAIGNGGAMHISDDFKTIFNQGSSIKFYHNTANRYGGALYSEINHEGLSKLRLNTTGITFTNNRALIGDSVYLDIPTSCDEACFNRTIVGVNKETLEIGSLAGQFYTPPSKLEFGDPAVCVDDENVTNCEKYYINNIMLGQEIIIDACVWDYFDQPAVETQFMVDSNDEDHTINETNSVLISCDNGLQGINVIGSKISDITNFTMNLTLHDGSQSNLKTISIGLIIELSPCHPGFYYDSTTKKCVCYYDDDIITCSDSTSLIKRGYWFGEVNNNKSTVTVCPNNYCNFTCCEAIKRFYELSPLRMNQCSSHRSGTACGSCEEGYTLSFDSVECVSVDKCTTGQTVMVVTLSMIYWIVIVILVFVMTYYHIGIGYLYAITYYYSMLDILLGQNLYQSKGLFKTVTTLSSLVKITPQFLGQLCLVNNMSGIDQQFIHYTHPLAVSVLIAIICQSARISHKFASFIGRGIIRTICFLVLLSYTSVTTTSLLLLRSLTFDNVDKVYTYLSPDIEYCHGRHLSYFIVAVLCTLVIVIGLPLLLLLEPFLNHKINFTRIKPLLDQFQGCYKDKYRGFAAFYMICRLVVLVIIIVIPSTNNLYLYLLIFSSVILAFILINILKPYDHKILNIFDGLILLLVVLATLIPLVSQQLSTVTFITVLILPLISFIALELIVHKETIKTITTKIAAHFKTKPVATTNDNNEVPMGDIGIIIHDNMRKNATICEISSNTSDDFTHYRDSFLEVMDQIED, encoded by the exons ATGGCAGAAACTGGTGGTGGAGCATTATATTCTTATGACCATTGTAGCATTACAATAAGACAATACTCTGAAGTGATGTTTGATACAAATAGTACTATGCACTATGGTGGAGCAATGTGTTGTGATCGTCACTCTGATGTTACACTAGAAGGAAACATTCCAGTGACATTTACAAACAATACTGCTGAACATGGTGGAGCTGTTTGTGTTTCACAGTCTGTCATAAAATTTGCAAATAATTCTTTGGTGATGTTGAATGATAACAGAGCTATAGGGAATGGAGGAGCTATGCATATTAGTGATGACTTCAAAACAATATTCAATCAGGGTTCTTCTATCAAATTTTATCACAATACAGCTAATCGATATGGTGGAGCTTTATACAGTGAAATAAATCATGAAGGGCTCAGTAAACTAAGACTGAACACTACAGGAATTACCTTTACCAACAACAGAGCACTAATCGGAGACTCTGTTTACCTAGATATACCAACATCTTGTGATGAGGCTTGTTTTAACAGGACCATTGTTGGTGTTAACAAAGAAACTTTAGAAATTGGTTCTCTTGCTGGACAATTTTACACTCCTCCTAGTAAACTAGAATTTGGTGACCCAGCTGTGTGTGTTGATGACGAAAATGTCACTAATTGTGAGAAATATTATATAAACAACATAATGCTTGGTCAAGAAATTATCATTGATGCCTGTGTATGGGACTATTTTGATCAACCTGCTGTTGAAACACAATTTATGGTGGATAGTAATGATGAAGATCACACCATTAATGAAACAAATAGTGTGTTAATATCATGTGATAATGGGTTACAAGGAATCAATGTAATAGGATCTAAAATTTCTGATATAACAAACTTTACAATGAATCTTACTTTACATGATGGCAGTCAGTCTAActtgaaaacaatttcaatagGATTAATAATTGAACTATCACCATGTCACCCTGGTTTTTATTATGATAGCACAACAAAAAAATGTGTATGCTACTATGATGATGATATCATAACTTGTTCTGATAGTACATCACTTATCAAGAGAGGTTATTGGTTTGGAGAAGTCAACAATAATAAATCAACAGTGACAGTTTGTCCCAACAATTACTGCAACTTTACTTGTTGTGAAGCCATTAAAAGATTTTATGAACTCTCACCACTGAGAATGAATCAGTGTAGTTCACACAGATCTGGTactgcttgtggtagttgtgaagaAGGCTATACTCTCTCATTTGATTCTGTAGAATGTGTAAGTGTTGACAAATGTACAACTGGACAGACAGTAATGGTAGTCACATTATCAATGATATACTGGATAGTCATAGTTATACTAGTGTTTGTTATGACATACTATCATATTGGGATTGGATATTTGTATGccattacatactattacagtatgctGGATATTTTACTGGGTCAAAATTTATATCAATCAAAAGGATTGTTTAAAACTGTTACCACTTTGTCCAGCCTTGTGAAAATCACTCCACAATTTCTAGGACAGCTTTGCTTAGTAAACAACATGAGTGGAATTGACCAACAATTCATTCATTATACACATCCACTAGCTGTCTCAGTTTTAATAGCAATAATCTGTCAATCAGCAAGAATATCTCACAAATTTGCATCATTTATTGGTAGAGGAATTATCCGAACTATTTGTTTCCTTGTGCTCCTGTCTTATACTTCTGTGACCACAACTTCATTACTGTTGTTGAGATCACTGACATTTGATAATGTGgataaggtttacacttaccTATCACCTGATATAGAGTACTGTCATGGTCGTCATCTATCATATTTTATTGTAGCAGTATTATGTACACTAGTGATTGTGATTGGTCTACCACTTCTACTGCTACTAGAGCCATTTCTTAACCACAAGATCAACTTCACCAGGATAAAGCCTTTactggatcagtttcaaggatgttacaaagacaAGTATCGTGGCTTTGCAGCTTTTTATATGATTTGTCGACTTGTTGTTCTTGTAATAATCATTGTAATTCCATCTACTAATAACCTCTACCTATATTTATTGATCTTTTCAAGTGTCATATTGGCTtttatattgataaacatattAAAACCTTATGACCACAAGATCCTGAACATCTTTGATGGGTTGATTTTATTATTAGTGGTCCTGGCTACACTGATACCACTTGTTAGTCAACAATTATCAACAGTTACTTTTATCACTGTACTGATTCTACCATTGATCTCCTTCATTGCTCTGGAACTGATAGTACACAAAGAGACCATCAAGACTATTACTACAAAGATAGCTGCACATTTTAAGACTAAGCCAGTTGCTACCACCAATGATAATAATGAGGTACCGATGGGTGATATTGGAATAATCATTCATGATAATATGAGGAAGAATGCTACTATCTGTGAAAT TTCTTCAAACACAAGTGATGATTTTACTCACTACCGGGATTCTTTCCTGGAGGTGATGGATCAGATAGAAGACTGA